The following are encoded together in the Thermococcus sibiricus MM 739 genome:
- a CDS encoding class I SAM-dependent methyltransferase — MEEYIEQTVELIKRGFDEKKIRARLPREQADEIIEIARARIKAKNKFSRSDLWMDLEGLRYATHEIVADYRAKRVNPESIADVSCGIGIQLIFFAKYADRAYAVDIDEKKLFYATKNAEKYRVKDKITFIHGDSLSKNVVDRIDADVIFSDPARPPEMPERRLEDLLPSPLQIYEAYKHKTDAFIFDLPPQIRREKVPWSGEFEYIDLYGVLNRLTFYFGPLAKSERSAVMLPKGLRLESNPSLEDIVEWCETPKKYLYEIPQSVDYADLINELFHEVDQNIWMLIREKRRTLATSEEEIKSDYFKRRYIVRGILGFHPVKINDFLKKEGYGRVTLKLFIPDNEYWNFRRKVEQGLNGDKRAYLFRFKDKAIVAEGMD; from the coding sequence ATGGAAGAATATATTGAGCAGACTGTAGAATTGATAAAGCGAGGGTTCGATGAGAAGAAAATAAGAGCGAGACTTCCGAGAGAGCAGGCTGATGAAATAATTGAAATAGCCAGAGCGAGAATAAAAGCAAAAAATAAGTTTTCAAGAAGTGATTTATGGATGGACTTAGAAGGACTTAGATACGCGACTCATGAAATAGTGGCTGATTATAGGGCAAAAAGAGTAAACCCTGAGAGCATAGCAGATGTAAGCTGTGGAATTGGGATTCAACTTATATTCTTCGCAAAATATGCTGATAGGGCTTATGCAGTAGACATTGATGAAAAGAAGCTTTTCTATGCAACGAAAAATGCGGAGAAGTATAGAGTTAAGGATAAGATAACTTTCATTCATGGGGATAGTTTGAGTAAAAATGTTGTTGATAGAATTGATGCTGATGTAATCTTCTCTGACCCTGCTCGACCACCAGAGATGCCTGAAAGAAGGCTTGAAGACCTTTTGCCGAGTCCACTTCAGATTTATGAAGCTTACAAACATAAAACCGATGCGTTTATCTTTGACTTGCCCCCTCAGATAAGAAGAGAAAAGGTACCGTGGAGCGGTGAATTTGAGTATATAGATCTCTATGGAGTACTTAACAGGTTAACCTTTTACTTTGGACCTCTCGCTAAATCAGAGCGTTCTGCAGTTATGTTGCCTAAAGGCCTTAGATTGGAAAGCAATCCTTCTCTTGAGGATATTGTGGAATGGTGTGAAACGCCTAAAAAGTATCTCTACGAAATTCCACAGAGCGTGGATTATGCCGATTTAATTAATGAGCTTTTTCACGAAGTTGATCAAAACATTTGGATGTTAATTAGGGAAAAAAGACGGACACTAGCTACTAGTGAGGAAGAGATAAAAAGCGATTATTTCAAGAGACGCTATATAGTTAGGGGTATCCTTGGGTTCCATCCGGTAAAGATTAATGATTTTCTAAAAAAGGAAGGCTATGGAAGGGTGACACTCAAGCTCTTTATACCTGATAATGAATACTGGAACTTTAGAAGAAAAGTTGAACAGGGTCTGAATGGTGATAAAAGGGCTTATCTTTTTAGATTTAAGGACAAAGCAATAGTGGCAGAGGGAATGGATTAA